The following nucleotide sequence is from Desulfurellaceae bacterium.
CAGGGCGTGTTTGTCGATGCCGTAGGTCTCGAAGTAGCGGTTGGCGGCCATCGCGAACAGCGACGGCGCGGTCGTGCCGTAGCCGACAACGGGATGATTGCCAAAGGTGCCCAGGCCGCGCTGGCCGGAGTCGCGCAGCTTCTCGAAGCCGAGCGCCAGGACCACATCGTACATGCCCGAGGCCACCGCCATGCAGGCGTTGCGGAAGGCGTCCATCCCTGAAGCACAGTAGTTCTCAACCCGGGTAATCGGGATATTGTACAGCTTCAGGGGGTCGGCCAGGGCGTTGCCGGCGCTGGCCGAACTCAGGGTGCCGACCCAGGCGGCCTGAATCTGGCCGGGGTCAATACCGGCGTCGGCGTAGGCTTCCAGGGCTGCCGTGACGACCATATCTTCCGCGCTCATGTCGTAGTTCTCGCCGAATTTGCTGCAGCCCGCCCCAATCACCGACACCTTGTCACGAATATTCATCTGTCTCCTCCTTCCTGGAGTGTGTTGCTCAGCTGCTGACCGGTCTGGCCTTCCAGAAATAGTTCTTGATGCCAGACCCCTCGTGGTACTTTCTAAACGTGAGTTCAACCGGCATGCCGATGGCCACCCGGTCGGATTCGCAGTCGGTCAGCTGCACAAAGACCCGACCGCCGCCGTCGAGGTCAACCACCGCATGCGTGGTCGGCGGATCGGGCGTTTCGGTCAGATAGTCATGGGTGAAGGTGAACAGCTTGCCGGTCCGGGCCAGCTTCACCTCGTCAAGACCGTCACGATGGCCGCACTCGACACAGATCCGGTGGATGGGAAACTGAATCGTGTCGCAGTTGGGGCATTTCCCGCCGTGGAGCGGCAAAATCTCGTTTTTATCCCGCAGCAAAACAACCGGGGTCGATTCGTCCGGGGTCGAGTAATCCTTTTTCATCAGCTTGCGGAAGCGGGCGTATTTGCCGTACGACGACATAGTGCGTTTGCGCTCAATCTGCGAGTAGACGCTACGCACCAGTTGGTAGTCGGCCATGGCTTCGGTCACGCGGAAGACGGCCGCGTCCCCGCCGTCGCCATAGCCGGCGACCAGAATCAGATCGCCTGGCTTGGACCGTTCCAGAACTGCGGCCAGCAACACCAGGGGCTGGGCCGTACCCG
It contains:
- a CDS encoding OB-fold domain-containing protein, translating into QDGQRLLVCAGDSRMGEPDTQQEQNYGDAGGALVVGTDGVLAEVVGTYTMGQEFLGTWRTEEQDYLRSFPGGFENKFGYNRFVAAAVTGVLDRCGLSARDITSAAIAGPSQRAMQAALRSLELDVKSQVQDTFWTTLGDSGTAQPLVLLAAVLERSKPGDLILVAGYGDGGDAAVFRVTEAMADYQLVRSVYSQIERKRTMSSYGKYARFRKLMKKDYSTPDESTPVVLLRDKNEILPLHGGKCPNCDTIQFPIHRICVECGHRDGLDEVKLARTGKLFTFTHDYLTETPDPPTTHAVVDLDGGGRVFVQLTDCESDRVAIGMPVELTFRKYHEGSGIKNYFWKARPVSS